One genomic segment of Zymoseptoria tritici IPO323 chromosome 5, whole genome shotgun sequence includes these proteins:
- a CDS encoding RCC1 domain and calcium binding domain-containing protein (Zinc-binding sites: 6 conserved cysteines and 2 conserved histidines coordinate 2 zinc ions. EFH domain: EF-hand, calcium binding motif; Ca2+ binding induces a conformational change in the EF-hand motif, leading to the activation or inactivation of target proteins. ...): protein MAQTPAHLTRYHAVAITLAGLGLGLGLYTVYTSYSEQTANSALQRSNAAHRPRRQTGTDQATSFEWIAPSDTAQLGGINIRRGNRPITFVFFGITPFPTTEDLRRVDSDPGHIHEELKRFSLDAVLETLLAYTARSEVPQIGPVIEREGFDEIMAALISRNAPRLLSLAPDIPRIMGLGDGSPNAESTSVIRQIVEHESWATGPRRGSGSGSNNNGINSSETDMDMMDIADPEARDPGQGLRGLLYYIAEEDASRKAYEHRGIRCESCSIMPIRGIRYHCLNCPDFDLCATCEAHAVHQNTHVFAKIKIPLPVLSQPTKEYRLWYPGDPRKIYPSLNATVRKNLMDLHGLEAPQLDALYDQFTCIANAPWREDPSGIRTAMDRRAFDKSMSSERWTNRFAPNMLLDRVFSFYDTDGNGLIGFHEFIDGFAYLRGPKRFASLQRAIRGFDMDGDGFVDRHDFVRLFRAKYEIQKQLIRDSTEAQEPEQTRRGWEVLNSSQPISSIFSDEAIPQSEDRPRRGKLEVNGDMRPLNGAKGKTILDDNDPFPRWSGAAAMDRAPAPEQAQDVLRQHLMAFEDLLYSREGASQNMDRIDGMAQALDLSAPESQASSEDDEPEPWIQEILWNAAEEGYNEMLNPLFVAKDVESLEIKRSREDRKKWRRNIDEYVAKEGTILDRLEVVERPRRAFGTLALRTVEPAQSSETAATTDRPGQAPVFRGEIVPTDWESLARFEAEIPTAPLEDLLANSGYGVLGENSPPDNGPRAASLGASTIWNGNRPQTATSPLRAVLSNVENETEADVTSSKASDETEKAEQKPEAQIPDIELPDEKQLRIWAILDAMEKQQEENGGPARLSCADVERIIVAKNDQALRGMVKSWLEFASF, encoded by the coding sequence ATGGCACAGACTCCAGCCCATCTGACCAGATATCATGCGGTCGCCATCACGTTGGCCGGCCTTGGACTCGGTCTTGGACTATACACCGTGTACACGAGCTATTCCGAGCAGACTGCCAACAGCGCTCTCCAACGAAGTAATGCAGCACATCGCCCGCGACGCCAAACAGGGACTGACCAAGCTACCTCATTTGAGTGGATCGCTCCGAGCGACACTGCACAGCTAGGAGGCATCAACATCCGGCGAGGCAACCGACCGATTACCTTTGTCTTCTTCGGTATTACTCCATTCCCGACAACGGAGGATCTCCGGCGAGTTGACTCAGATCCGGGGCACATTCACGAGGAGCTGAAGCGATTTTCCTTGGATGCTGTCCTGGAAACCTTGCTTGCCTACACGGCTCGTTCAGAAGTCCCTCAGATTGGCCCCGTGATCGAGCGAGAAGGGTTTGACGAAATCATGGCCGCACTCATTTCGCGCAACGCACCGCGATTGCTCAGTCTTGCCCCCGATATCCCCCGGATCATGGGCCTGGGCGACGGAAGTCCGAATGCAGAGTCTACCTCTGTTATCAGACAAATTGTGGAGCACGAATCCTGGGCTACCGGACCGCGACGAGGTTCTGGATCTGGATCGAACAACAATGGAATCAATTCCAGTGAGACAGACATGGACATGATGGACATTGCCGACCCTGAAGCAAGAGATCCTGGTCAAGGTCTCCGTGGTCTACTGTACTACATTGCCGAAGAGGATGCTTCGCGCAAGGCTTACGAGCATCGAGGTATTCGCTGTGAAAGCTGCTCGATAATGCCAATTCGTGGTATCAGGTATCACTGTCTGAATTGTCCCGACTTCGATCTTTGCGCAACTTGCGAGGCGCACGCAGTACATCAAAATACACATGTGTTCGCCAAGATCAAGATCCCTCTTCCCGTACTTTCGCAGCCTACGAAGGAATACAGGCTATGGTATCCGGGCGACCCAAGGAAGATTTACCCCAGCTTGAACGCCACTGTGAGGAAGAACCTCATGGATCTTCACGGGCTCGAGGCGCCGCAGTTAGATGCTCTGTACGATCAGTTCACGTGCATAGCGAATGCGCCGTGGCGGGAGGATCCATCTGGCATACGAACAGCAATGGACCGTCGTGCTTTTGACAAGTCAATGTCTTCGGAACGGTGGACCAATCGATTCGCCCCTAATATGCTGCTGGATCgcgtcttctccttctacGACACGGATGGCAATGGTCTCATTGGGTTTCACGAATTCATCGATGGTTTCGCATACCTTCGTGGCCCGAAGCGCTTCGCATCGCTTCAGCGAGCCATTCGAGGATTCGACATGGACGGCGATGGGTTCGTGGATCGACATGATTTCGTCCGCCTGTTCCGAGCAAAGTATGAGATTCAGAAGCAATTGATTCGAGACTCTACCGAAGCTCAGGAACCAGAGCAGACTCGGCGAGGATGGGAAGTCTTGAATTCCAGCCAGCCCATCAGTTCAATCTTTTCAGACGAAGCGATCCCTCAAAGCGAGGATCGACCTAGGAGGGGCAAGCTTGAGGTGAACGGGGACATGCGGCCGCTGAATGGTGCGAAAGGGAAGACTATACTGGATGATAACGATCCGTTTCCACGATGGTCCGGTGCGGCAGCCATGGACAGAGCTCCTGCCCCGGAACAGGCACAGGACGTGCTTCGACAACATCTTATGGCTTTCGAAGATCTTCTCTACAGCAGAGAGGGCGCGAGCCAGAACATGGACCGGATTGATGGCATGGCACAGGCCTTGGACCTTTCAGCGCCAGAGTCTCAAGCCAGCAGCGAAGATGACGAACCCGAGCCCTGGATACAGGAGATCTTGTGGAATGCCGCGGAAGAAGGCTACAACGAGATGCTGAACCCTCTTTTCGTGGCGAAGGATGTGGAGAGTCTAGAGATCAAACGAAGCCGTGAAGACCGAAAGAAATGGCGCCGCAATATTGATGAGTATGTTGCCAAAGAAGGCACTATTCTTGATCGGCTTGAGGTGGTCGAACGACCTAGGCGGGCCTTCGGCACACTGGCCCTGCGCACCGTTGAACCTGCCCAAAGTTCAGAGACTGCCGCGACTACTGATAGACCTGGCCAAGCGCCTGTGTTTCGTGGCGAGATTGTCCCGACAGACTGGGAGAGCCTGGCACGGTTCGAGGCAGAGATACCTACTGCTCCACTCGAAGACTTGCTGGCAAATAGTGGTTACGGCGTTCTTGGCGAGAACAGTCCACCAGACAACGGCCCGAGAGCAGCATCCCTCGGAGCTTCTACCATATGGAATGGCAATCGACCTCAGACAgcgacctcacctcttcgGGCAGTGCTGTCCAATGTCGAGAATGAGACCGAGGCGGACGTCACCAGCTCGAAAGCCTCGGATGAAACGGAAAAGGCGGAACAGAAGCCCGAAGCACAGATCCCAGACATCGAACTTCCCGACGAGAAGCAGCTTCGCATATGGGCCATACTGGATGCCATGGAGAAACAACAGGAAGAAAATGGAGGACCAGCACGGCTGAGCTGTGCCGACGTGGAGAGAATCATTGTCGCGAAGAATGATCAGGCGCTCCGGGGTATGGTGAAGTCATGGCTGGAGTTTGCGAGCTTTTGA
- the MgHpr5 gene encoding uncharacterized protein (Hypothetical DNA helicase and DNA-dependent ATPase; in yeast involved in DNA repair, required for proper timing of commitment to meiotic recombination and the transition from Meiosis I to Meiosis II; potential Cdc28p substrate) has product MEDILHGLNNAQRSAVASPAEVLQVLAPPGSGKTKTLTARVAYLVACKQLRPWNIIVCTFTVKAASEMKERITSFVGADVAKQLKLGTFHSVALRYLRSYGQYIGLDKDFNIADSADSKAILKRVIKRLDLSIEPGSALGRISSRKAKGIVSNPEKPAKKVEEQEFDRLYDEYEATLAASKLLDYDDILLRCCFLLRSHPQCVANVEAVLIDEFQDTNNVQFDMMSLFSQKMNVITIVGDPDQSIYGFRSAEIKNLTRMKKQWPDTLTINLEENYRSSGAILHAAQKIIEQDEKRPPKKLQATHSYGMRPVLRKLPSAYDEAEWLVSEIKRVQAMSGNMMQPDDFAILLRSAALSRAIEAALGNAGVAYRMVGGLRFYDRVEVKLIVDYLRVISQPDYSEAVERIVNVPPRRVGEETVKKLREEAREQGMSFWKLIIDTVQGRRTPKTKLNDPCRKGLASFVNVILSGQKKVESWGEGPSLVDLINIIAQKISFQAYLKSKYPEEKEYEARWSNVEELMAQAADLSTPGKLKDMAEADRLPTLDDMEQSNNSAEDVLSVFLANISLAASEQKAKDGDEQVKQVTISTIHASKGLEWPVVFIPACYEGSIPHSRADDNDEERRLLYVGMTRAQALLYLSCPIKNTQKEDTTMSSFLTQPGAASFFEEHGPNLALSAVTSLSTTLRRDCPQPTVVAQLKKGLERDEDNFWPLNGEQPPERLAKWDNDR; this is encoded by the exons ATGGAGGACATCCTACATGGGCTCAACAATGCCCAGAGATCCGCCGTAGCATCTCCGGCCGAGGTTCTGCAAGTCCTCGCACCTCCAGGCTCCGGCAAGACCAAGACTCTCACCGCCCGCGTCGCCTACCTCGTTGCGTGCAAGCAGCTGAGACCATGGAACATCATCGTCTGCACATTCACCGTCAAGGCGGCGAGCGAGATGAAGGAGCGCATTACGAGCTTCGTCGGTGCAGATGTGGCTAAACAACTCAAGCTGGGGACATTCCATTCCGTGGCACTGCGGTACCTGAGAAGCTATGGCCAGTACATCGGTCTAGACAAGGACTTCAACATTGCCGATTCCGCCGACAGTAAAGCCATCTTAAAAAGGGTAATCAAGAGACTGGATCTCTCGATTGAACCGGGTTCGGCTTTGGGAAGGATATCATCACGAAAGGCCAAAGGGATCGTCTCGAATCCAGAGAAGCCAGCAAAGAAGGTTGAAGAGCAGGAGTTTGACCGACTTTACGATGAGTACGAGGCGACACTGGCTGCTTCGAAACTTCTCGACTACGACGATATTCTCCTCCGATGCTGCTTCCTGCTACGAAGCCATCCACAATGCGTAGCAAATGTGGAAGCTGTCCTCATCGATGAATTCCAAGATACGAACAACGTTCAGTTTGACATGAT GTCTCTGTTCTCGCAGAAGATGAATGTCATCACGATCGTCGGCGACCCAGATCAGAGCATCTACGGCTTCCGATCAGCGGAGATTAAGAACTTGACGCGCATGAAGAAGCAGTGGCCGGACACATTGACGATAAATCTGGAGGAGAACTATCGATCATCCGGCGCGATCCTCCATGCTGCCCAAAAGATCATCGAACAGGATGAGAAACGACCCCCAAAGAAGCTCCAGGCAACACATTCGTACGGCATGCGACCTGTGCTTCGCAAGTTGCCGTCAGCCTATGATGAAGCAGAATGGCTCGTTTCAGAGATCAAAAGAGTGCAAGCCATGTCCGGGAACATGATGCAACCAGACGACTTTGCGATCCTGCTTCGTTCCGCAGCTCTCTCCCGCGCGATCGAGGCCGCTCTTGGCAATGCTGGAGTAGCGTATCGCATGGTTGGTGGACTGCGGTTCTACGATCGCGTCGAGGTCAAACTCATCGTGGACTATCTTCGAGTCATCAGTCAGCCGGATTACAGCGAGGCAGTGGAGAGAATCGTCAACGTACCGCCTCGGAGAGTCGGCGAGGAGACTGTGAAGAAGCTGCGAGAGGAAGCTCGCGAGCAAGGAATGTCTTTCTGGAAGCTCATCATCGACACCGTACAAGGCCGAAGGACTCCGAAGACCAAGTTGAACGACCCCTGTCGGAAAGGCCTCGCCTCGTTTGTCAACGTGATTCTCAGCGGACAGAAGAAGGTGGAGTCGTGGGGTGAGGGACCGTCTCTGGTCGACCTGATCAACATTATTGCGCAGAAGATCTCGTTTCAAGCTTATCTGAAATCGAAGTATccggaagagaaggagtATGAGGCTCGATGGAGCAACGTGGAAGAACTTATGGCACAGGCAGCAGATCTCAGTACTCCTGGCAAGCTGAAAGACATGGCCGAGGCTGATCGTTTGCCCACTCTGGACGACATGGAGCAAAGCAACAACTCCGCCGAAGACGTGCTCTCTGTCTTCCTGGCCAACATTTCTCTCGCGGCCTCAGAGCAGAAAGCAAAAGACGGGGACGAACAAGTCAAGCAGGTCACCATCTCCACGATTCATGCTTCGAAAGGCTTGGAGTGGCCAGTGGTCTTCATACCCGCTTGCTATGAGGGATCAATACCGCATTCCCGGGCCGACGACAACGATGAGGAGCGGCGACTTCTCTACGTCGGAATGACCCGAGCACAGGCTCTGCTGTACTTGAGTTGCCCCATCAAGAATACTCAAAAAGAGGACACGACGATGTCTTCTTTCCTCACACAGCCCGGAGCTGCAAGCTTCTTTGAAGAGCATGGTCCCAACTTGGCATTGTCAGCGGTCACCAGCTTGAGCACGACGCTGAGGCGGGATTGTCCCCAACCAACTGTTGTCGCTCAATTGAAGAAAGGGCTTGAGCGGGATGAGGATAACTTCTGGCCGCTGAATGGCGAACAACCACCTGAGCGACTAGCAAAGTGGGACAATGACAGG